The window AGCTCTCCGGGGAGGTCACCCATGGTGAGCGGATCGGCCGGCTTCTCCAGCGGAGGCAGCGCCGGAAGAGCGTCCCAGGGCACCTGCACCTTGCGGAGGTCCTTGCGGACCCGGTCCGCGAGTTTTCTCGTGTCGCGGCGGTTCATGACCGCCCCGACGGCCGCGCCCACCATGAACGGCATCAGGTTCGGCAGGTTCCTGACCGTGCGTTTCATGATCTGCTGGCGCAGCTCGCGCTTCATGTGTCCACCGAGGGCCGCGTTGAGCGTCGACGGCTTGGTCACGTCGATGCCGCGCTCCTCCGACCACGAGCTCAGATACGTGGTGGTGCGCTGCTTCAGGGTTCCCGGCGGCCGCAGGCCGTAGACCTCGTACAGCTCGGCGATCAGCTTCAGCTCGATCGCCGCGACGCCGGTGATCTCGGCGGCCAGTTCCGTGGGCATCGCGGGCGGTATGGGCATCATCGCGGCGGCGCCGACTCCGGCGCCCACGGTGGACGTCGCGTTGCACGCGCCCGCGACGAGTTTGTCCGCGAGCTGCTCGGGGCCGAGGCCCGGGAACTGCTTCCGGAGCGCCGCGAGGTCGCGTACGGGGATCCGAGGGGCGCTCTCGATGATCCGGTCGGTGAGGTACGCCAGGCCGGCCCTGGCCCGGCTGCCGCCCTTGCGGACGCCCTCCTTGACCCCGTGGCCGACGGCGGCCGCCCGGCGCTTGGCGACAGGCGCCTTCTTCTCCGGCACCTCCAGGGCGCCGGAGGCGCCTGTCGCGTCCACCGCTTCGAGCGAGGCCGGGCGGCCCCGCTCGTCGTCTTGCAAGCCGTCCTGAGACGGACCGGCCGCTCCCCGGTCACGAAAGCGGCGCTTCCAGGGCGGGGTCGAGCCTGTCACGGCCGACCCTGCCTCAGTCGCAGTCGCGGCAGATCGGCTGGCCGTTCTTCTCCCGGGCCAGCTGGCTGCGGTGGTGGACCAGGAAGCAGCTCATGCAGGTGAACTCGTCCTGCTGCTTCGGCAGGACCCGGACGGCCAGCTCCTCGTTCGAGAGGTCCGCTCCGGGCAGTTCCAGGCCTTCGGCGGCCTCGAACTCGTCCACGTCGACCGCCGAAGTCGACTTGTCGTTCCGGCGAGCCTTCAGTTCTTCAAGGCTGTCCGAATCGACGTCGTCGTCGGTCTTGCGTGGGGTGTCGTAATCCGTTGCCATGTCGCTCTCCCCCTCTGGGTGTCTGCAGTGTCTCAGCGCACGTAACGCGTGAGAGGCCGGACTTGTGCCCGACCTGAGGCGGAGATTTTGCCTCACATCAAGGTCTGTTACTCAATCGACACCCAACCGGACCCCTCGAGAGTGATCGGCTTGGATGGCGAACGGGACCGTACACGGTCCGAATGCCGCACTTCAAAGGCGTCTCACCGTGTACTTCCCGTGATCTCGACCCCCGAAAACCCGGATTATCCCGGCTTTCGGCAGGCGTATTGATCACGGAGGGTAGATGGCCGGAAATTCGCCCTTGTGATCGATCACACACGAGTGTGCCTTTCTCCTGCCCAGAAAATTCCGCGCAAAGCGAACATCCTCGTGTGTCGGCGACATGATCTCAGATAGGTAGGGCGACTCGCATCACCAGGCCACCTCCCTCACGCGGCTCGGCGACGATGTGACCGCCGTGGGCACGGGCCACCGACCGCGCGATCGACAGTCCCAGTCCCACGCCCTTGTCACTACCCGTCCGCTCGGTGCGCAGCCGTCGGAAGGGCTCGAAAAGATTGTCGACCTCGTACGCGGGGACCACGGGCCCGGTGTTGGACACCGTCAGGATCGCCTGGCCGTGCCGCACCCGCGTGACGACCTCGACCCAGCCGCCGTCCGCCACGTTGTACCGCACGGCGTTCTGGACGAGGTTCAGGGCGATCCGCTCCAGGAGGACCCCGTTTCCCTGCACGACCGCGGCGGCCTGCTCTCCGCGGATCTCCACGCCCTTGGCGTCCGCCTCGCCCCGCACCTGGTCGACCGCCTGCGAGGCGACCTCGGCGAGGTCGACCGGCTTGCGCTCGATGATCTGGTTGTCGCTGCGGGCGAGCAGGAGCAGGCCCTCGACGAGCTGCTCGCTGCGCTCGTTCGTGGCGAGCAGGGTCTTGCCGAGTTGCTGCAGCTCCATGGGGGCACCCGGATCGGACAGGTGCACCTCCAGGAGCGTGCGGTTGATCGCGAGAGGCGTCCGCAGTTCGTGAGAGGCGTTGCCGACGAACCTCTGCTGGGCCGTGAAGGCCCGCTGCAGCCGCTCCAGCATGTCGTCGAAGGTGTCCGCCAGCTCCTTGAACTCGTCGTCGGGACCGTCCAGCTCGATCCGCCGCGAGAGGTCCGACCCTGCGACCGAGCGGGCCGTGCGAGTGATCCGGCCGAGCGGCGCGAGCACCCGGCCGGCCATCGCGTAACCGAAGGCGAACGCGATCACGGCGAGCCCGAGGAGGGCGAGGAGGGAACGACTGAGCAGGTTGTCCAGGGCTACCTGACGCTGGTGGTCGATGCAGTTGCTGATCGCCGCATTGAACTCGTCGAGCCTCTGATTGACGTTGACCGCAGGACAGTTCTCGCTGTTGACCTTGATGTCGGTGCCGCCGGCGATCTTGAAGAGCGGATCGCTGCCCGTGTTCAGCGCTTGGGCTGCCAGCAGATAGATGATCGACAACAGCAGGATCCCCGCGATGAGGAACATCCCGCCGTACAGCAGCGTGAGCCTTATCCGGATGGTGGGCCGCAACCAGGGGAACGGCTGCTGCGGCCTCCGGGGATCCCAGGTGGGTTTCGGGGGCGCCTTGGGCGGCGCCGGCGTCGTGGCCACCACGATCAGATCCGGTAGCCGGAGCCGGGCACGGTGACGATCACCGGCGGCTCGCCGAGCTTGCGGCGCAGGGTCATCACCGTGACGCGCACGACGTTGGTGAACGGGTCGGTGTTCTCGTCCCATGCCTTCTCCAGCAGCTGCTCGGCGGAGACGACCGCCCCCTCACTGCGCAGCAGCACCTCCAGGACGGCGAACTCCTTGGGCGCGAGCTGGACCTCCTTGCCGTCGCGGAATACCTCGCGGCGGTTGGGGTCGAGCTTGATCCCGGCACGCTCCAGGACGGGCGGCAGTGGCATGCTCGTACGCCGGCCGAGGGCACGCACGCGTGCCGTCAGTTCACTGAACGCGAAGGGCTTGGGGAGGTAGTCGTCGGCGCCGATCTCCAGACCCTCGACCCGGTCGCTGACGTCTCCG of the Streptomyces aurantiacus genome contains:
- a CDS encoding DUF4193 domain-containing protein encodes the protein MATDYDTPRKTDDDVDSDSLEELKARRNDKSTSAVDVDEFEAAEGLELPGADLSNEELAVRVLPKQQDEFTCMSCFLVHHRSQLAREKNGQPICRDCD
- a CDS encoding sensor histidine kinase translates to MATTPAPPKAPPKPTWDPRRPQQPFPWLRPTIRIRLTLLYGGMFLIAGILLLSIIYLLAAQALNTGSDPLFKIAGGTDIKVNSENCPAVNVNQRLDEFNAAISNCIDHQRQVALDNLLSRSLLALLGLAVIAFAFGYAMAGRVLAPLGRITRTARSVAGSDLSRRIELDGPDDEFKELADTFDDMLERLQRAFTAQQRFVGNASHELRTPLAINRTLLEVHLSDPGAPMELQQLGKTLLATNERSEQLVEGLLLLARSDNQIIERKPVDLAEVASQAVDQVRGEADAKGVEIRGEQAAAVVQGNGVLLERIALNLVQNAVRYNVADGGWVEVVTRVRHGQAILTVSNTGPVVPAYEVDNLFEPFRRLRTERTGSDKGVGLGLSIARSVARAHGGHIVAEPREGGGLVMRVALPI
- a CDS encoding response regulator transcription factor, with the protein product MRVLVVEDEQLLADAVATGLRREAMAVDVVYDGAAALERVGVNDYDVVVLDRDLPLVHGDDVCRKIVELGMPTRVLMLTASGDVSDRVEGLEIGADDYLPKPFAFSELTARVRALGRRTSMPLPPVLERAGIKLDPNRREVFRDGKEVQLAPKEFAVLEVLLRSEGAVVSAEQLLEKAWDENTDPFTNVVRVTVMTLRRKLGEPPVIVTVPGSGYRI